A genomic segment from Paenibacillus sp. encodes:
- a CDS encoding bifunctional lysylphosphatidylglycerol flippase/synthetase MprF, with the protein MTSPLLLPMDMFSAATIGDAVGTSFTHLLHQGDKSVFWTAGRAAGLMYAPIGGKYVALGDPFGLPDACVDAVREFAAFGRSAGRGSLFYHLGERYAEALRADGWRTIQSGEEAIVRLPGFHTGGKAWLKLRTKQNKLLRDGYRCDVTRADDGSVAWGELQRVSDAWLGRRTEKSFSVGSFSEAAVIDRPVASLRSPEGALLAFVTLAEYRDADGAQHAVVDLMRYLPGSPPGTMEVLFLHALGWAKERGYATCSLGVAPLANAEAMPRYVRPAVALLSKRYNFQGLRHFKSKFHPEWTKRYIAADGCPAWLALAAIGLLVHRRTRPGRTQPSGLYAAAATADSTSLRDS; encoded by the coding sequence ATGACCAGCCCTCTTTTGCTACCTATGGATATGTTCTCTGCTGCTACAATCGGCGACGCGGTTGGCACGAGCTTCACGCATCTTCTCCATCAAGGCGACAAATCGGTGTTTTGGACCGCCGGGCGCGCCGCGGGCTTGATGTACGCCCCGATCGGAGGGAAATACGTCGCCTTAGGCGATCCGTTCGGCTTGCCGGACGCTTGCGTGGATGCGGTCCGCGAATTCGCCGCCTTCGGCCGGTCCGCCGGACGCGGCAGCCTCTTCTACCATCTGGGCGAACGTTACGCCGAGGCGCTGCGCGCGGACGGCTGGCGGACGATCCAATCGGGAGAAGAAGCGATCGTGCGATTGCCGGGGTTTCATACGGGCGGGAAAGCGTGGCTGAAGCTGCGGACGAAGCAGAACAAGCTGCTGCGCGACGGATATCGGTGCGACGTGACGCGCGCCGATGACGGAAGCGTCGCATGGGGCGAACTGCAGCGCGTGTCGGACGCATGGCTCGGCCGCAGGACGGAGAAGTCGTTCTCGGTCGGCAGTTTCTCGGAAGCGGCCGTGATCGACCGTCCCGTGGCCTCGCTGCGTTCGCCGGAAGGCGCCTTGCTTGCGTTCGTCACGCTGGCGGAATATCGGGACGCGGACGGCGCGCAGCACGCGGTCGTCGATCTGATGCGATACCTGCCCGGCAGCCCGCCCGGCACGATGGAAGTATTGTTCCTGCACGCTCTCGGTTGGGCGAAGGAGCGCGGGTATGCGACCTGCAGCCTCGGCGTCGCGCCGCTCGCGAACGCCGAGGCGATGCCGCGGTACGTCAGACCGGCGGTCGCCCTGCTGTCGAAGCGCTATAACTTTCAAGGTTTGCGCCATTTCAAATCGAAGTTTCATCCCGAGTGGACCAAGCGGTACATCGCTGCGGACGGCTGCCCCGCATGGCTCGCGCTCGCCGCGATCGGCTTGCTCGTTCACCGCCGAACGCGGCCGGGCCGGACGCAGCCGTCCGGCCTGTACGCAGCCGCCGCGACGGCGGACTCGACGAGCTTACGCGATTCCTAA
- a CDS encoding dGTP triphosphohydrolase, whose product MNIRKLRLFDTGNALSSEDRDEYEKDYARLIQSPAFRRLQGKSQIFGAGSGDYYRTRLTHSLEVSQIAREVARRLGKTYPFLNKKEHPGLMMDPEVVECAALAHDFGHPPFGHKGEEVLNRILRERYGLAYEGNAQNFRILMFLEKRAGSERGLDLTAAVLLAINKYPYSLDEPGRMKGVYGMEWEGIKQLRDVWNMPERCPTLEAQLMDLSDDIAYSTHDIEDGMRAGKIPMSRVFFEDERLVDNVVQEIVDDAGNSGVRWDEVDRKAMVRRVLADYCKQWEEIYVQCGREASRARREIKARWVGKFANQVGIIDDAALGWKRVTFVRDGQEDLDLLRTMEILKKLAWVTMIKDVRVQRLQKRNEIIVRRLWDSFSEYDTGRLILPPDWIESYARHRNKWTWERMVADYIAGMTDAYAEKVYSELYASRTGSIYERD is encoded by the coding sequence ATGAACATACGGAAACTGCGCCTGTTCGATACAGGGAACGCCCTGTCCAGCGAGGATCGGGACGAATACGAGAAGGATTACGCGAGACTGATCCAATCGCCCGCGTTCCGGAGGCTGCAGGGCAAATCGCAAATATTCGGCGCCGGTTCCGGAGACTATTACCGGACGCGGCTCACCCATTCGCTGGAGGTGTCGCAGATCGCGCGGGAGGTCGCTCGGCGGCTCGGGAAAACGTACCCGTTCCTGAACAAAAAGGAGCATCCCGGCCTCATGATGGATCCGGAGGTGGTGGAATGCGCCGCGCTCGCGCACGACTTCGGCCATCCGCCGTTCGGGCATAAAGGAGAAGAGGTGCTGAACCGCATTCTGCGGGAGCGGTACGGCCTCGCATACGAAGGCAATGCCCAGAATTTCCGCATTCTTATGTTTTTGGAAAAGCGCGCGGGCAGCGAACGGGGGCTCGATTTGACGGCGGCGGTGCTGCTCGCCATCAACAAATATCCGTATTCGCTCGATGAACCGGGGCGCATGAAGGGCGTATACGGCATGGAATGGGAAGGAATCAAGCAGCTTCGCGACGTGTGGAACATGCCGGAGCGGTGCCCGACGCTGGAGGCGCAGCTGATGGACTTGAGCGACGATATCGCCTATTCGACGCACGACATCGAAGACGGCATGCGGGCCGGGAAAATTCCGATGTCCCGAGTGTTCTTCGAGGACGAGCGGCTCGTCGACAACGTCGTGCAGGAGATCGTCGACGATGCGGGCAACAGCGGGGTGCGGTGGGACGAGGTCGATCGGAAGGCGATGGTGCGGCGCGTGCTCGCCGATTACTGCAAGCAGTGGGAGGAGATTTACGTCCAGTGCGGACGGGAAGCATCTCGGGCGAGGCGGGAGATTAAAGCGCGCTGGGTCGGCAAATTCGCGAATCAGGTCGGCATTATCGACGATGCCGCGCTCGGCTGGAAGCGCGTAACGTTCGTGCGCGACGGGCAGGAGGATCTCGACCTGCTACGGACGATGGAAATTTTGAAGAAGCTCGCTTGGGTGACGATGATCAAGGACGTTCGGGTGCAGCGGCTGCAAAAGCGGAACGAAATCATCGTGCGGCGGCTGTGGGACAGCTTCAGCGAGTACGACACCGGACGGCTCATCTTGCCGCCGGATTGGATCGAAAGTTACGCGAGACATCGGAACAAATGGACGTGGGAGCGGATGGTCGCCGATTATATCGCAGGCATGACCGACGCTTACGCGGAGAAGGTGTATTCCGAGCTGTACGCGAGTCGAACCGGCTCGATTTACGAACGGGATTAA
- the add gene encoding adenosine deaminase produces MVDVTKLPKVDLHLHLDGSVKPETVVDLAEEAGVELPGTDRDTLSRLMQVKGDCASLQEYLSKFAFVGAFLHSPSALQRIAFELVEQAAEQRCKYVEVRFGPQLHRNRGLSVEEVIQAVVEGLGRGEAAFGVKARGIATCLRSHSDAQNREVIEAAAKFIGGGIVAVDLAGDEASYPAERFADVFAIARRRDIPVTIHAGEAAGPKNIYDAVTKLGAVRIGHGVRLREDEEVYRFIRKRRIPLEMCPVSNIQTKAAPAWHAYPIRDYFDRELHVTVNTDNLTVSDTNLGKEYAMLQQHFDFRPEEIRRLVLNGVDAAFLSDGDKRELRRAIEAEFALLGIA; encoded by the coding sequence ATGGTCGATGTAACGAAGCTGCCGAAAGTCGATTTGCACCTTCATTTGGACGGAAGCGTGAAACCGGAGACGGTCGTGGACTTGGCCGAGGAGGCGGGCGTCGAGCTGCCGGGCACGGACCGGGATACGTTGTCCCGCCTGATGCAGGTGAAGGGCGATTGCGCCAGCCTGCAGGAATATTTAAGCAAATTCGCGTTCGTCGGCGCGTTCCTGCATTCGCCGTCCGCCCTGCAACGAATCGCTTTCGAATTGGTGGAGCAAGCCGCGGAGCAGCGCTGCAAGTACGTGGAGGTTCGTTTCGGGCCGCAGCTGCATCGGAATCGGGGGCTGTCCGTCGAGGAAGTGATTCAGGCCGTCGTGGAGGGGCTCGGCCGAGGAGAGGCGGCGTTCGGCGTCAAAGCGCGCGGCATTGCGACGTGCTTGCGCTCGCATTCGGACGCGCAAAATCGCGAGGTGATCGAGGCTGCGGCGAAATTTATCGGCGGGGGCATCGTCGCGGTCGATTTGGCCGGCGACGAAGCGTCGTACCCGGCCGAGCGGTTCGCGGACGTGTTCGCGATCGCGAGGAGGCGCGACATCCCGGTGACAATTCATGCGGGCGAAGCGGCCGGCCCTAAAAATATATATGACGCCGTCACGAAGCTCGGCGCGGTACGAATCGGGCACGGGGTTCGGCTGCGGGAGGACGAAGAGGTATACCGCTTCATCCGCAAACGCCGCATCCCGCTGGAGATGTGCCCGGTCAGCAATATTCAGACGAAAGCGGCGCCCGCGTGGCACGCGTACCCGATCCGGGACTATTTCGACCGGGAGCTGCACGTGACGGTCAATACGGACAATTTGACCGTCTCCGACACGAATTTGGGCAAAGAATACGCGATGCTTCAGCAGCATTTCGATTTTCGGCCGGAAGAAATCCGGCGGCTCGTGCTGAACGGCGTCGACGCCGCGTTTCTGTCCGACGGGGACAAACGGGAGCTGCGCCGCGCGATCGAAGCCGAATTCGCCCTCTTAGGAATCGCGTAA